The Budorcas taxicolor isolate Tak-1 chromosome 2, Takin1.1, whole genome shotgun sequence nucleotide sequence cagctaaaattaaaaattgtttcttaGTGGCATTAACTGCATTGCAAGTTCTCAGTAGCCACGTGTGACTACTGTACCAGTGCAGTTGTGGAACACTGCTGACGTTGCAGGAGGTTGTTAGAGCCTCTGTAGGCCCGTTCCACTTGGAAGGCACCGACTATCAATTCATGTGACTCAAGGGAAACAGTGTTCCACCAATATGTTCACCATTTTGAAATTTCCAAATAATGGAGTAGAATCCTCTGATtacctgaactttttttttttaattattattaatgttttgGAAGCTGACTTTTCGAGGGTAAATTTATCCTTAAAACTATCGGAGTTGGATGAAAGTGTTCTTTGCCCTCTCACGCCTTGTACAGTGGCCACAGAATCCACCATTCTGGCTTTGTGtggatttaaaatatgtaaattttgtctttttcccttccttttagtTGGTCTCCCAACTGTTACTTCTCACTGCTGTTTGACTCCCCCTCTCTGTGCCCCTTCTCTGCCCAACTcagctgccacccccaccccccacaatcTGTTTTTTCATTCCTGCTTTTAGTTTGTTGTTTGGTGATAAACTTGCTAATCAGTCTTACCAGAAGACAATCTCAAGTAAAGATGAATGGATTTCATATGCTTTAGTGTTTGTGACCTTTGTTTTTTATCTTATATGTTGTTTGTGTAATTCTTGGATACTGGTTGTTGGTTAATTGGTACATTATATATCTTAGGAGTTAGATCACAAGCTGTATGTATAACTGCTAAAGCTTTTAACAATTCAGTCctaatattgagtagaatttacTGTCTTAAGATGTAACGTGGTAGGGAAAAGTCATTTTTGCTTATCTAAATCAGTGGTCTTCAAGTATGGTGTGAGGACCTGTAGGAGTCTTTTTCAGAcagatgcgactgaagcgacttagcagcagcagcagcatgatgtcaTAACTATTTGTAGTTCGATTTGTAAATTGTACTGATATTATTTGCATTATTTGTACCGATGGTGCAAAAGCAGTGGTGAATGAGTCTGCTGATGCCCTAGCCAGAGATAAGGCGGTTTTACTGAGCAGGTAATACTGAACAGGTTACTACAGGTATTGTGATGTTCTTACACACCATGCCTTCATAGTAAGTATCCTTGAAGAATTGGAACAGGTGATAGATTTAGTAAATCTTGATTCTTGAGCATGCGTCTCTTTAGTATTTTGTGTAACGAAGCAGGAAGGTAATACGTACGAAGCCCTTCTGTTGAACCCTGGAGGATGATCATTTCCTTGAGGAAAACCACTCATTTCATTGTCTCGAGCTGTAGACTGCAAGTGCTGGTTTTTTCACAAAGACCATTTTCCATTAAAAGAATAACTGACAATGAACTGTGGTTATCAGACTTAGATATTTTCCTGATATTGTCTTTAAAATTAACTACGTGAACCTGTCATTTCAAAGAAAGCAGCTCATCAGTTTTCGTTGCCACTGACAAAAGTTAGAATTTGCaagtgaaaattgaaattttggaaaacttatATTTGCTGCTTTGAGCTTGAAAGCTTCCCAATGCTTAACAGCTTCTTTGATAAGATCTGTAGTGACATTGACAACATGGGTTTTGGATAGTATATAAAGAAATGTGTCACTGTTTGGAAGatctgtgtaactcagtgaaccaatAGTACTTAAAAGAGCTGTTCAAAATACAGACTAACGAGTTTTAGCATTAACAAAGTATGGAAAGGTCACTGACAGGATTTATAGATTCCACACTGCCAGTAATCTTTCATACTGCTTGTTGAGTTTTGGGGTAGAAATGGTAGACTATCCATACTTGAGTGAAAAGGCTGTGCATGTAGGGACGCCTCCcttttctgtgcatttttttccCTACTATAAAACAACAGATTGAATGCAGAGCAGATGTGAGAATACAGGTGTGTATTCTCTTAAgccaggcactgctgctgctgctaagtcccttcagtcgtgtctgactctgtgcgatcccatagacggcagcccaccaggctcccccgtccctgggattctctaggcaagagcactggagtgggttgccatttccttctccaatgcatgaaagtgaaaagtgaaagtgaagttgctcagtcgtgtccaactcttagtgaccccatggactgcagcctaccaggctcctccatccatgggattttccaggcaagagtactagagtggggtgccattgccttctccaagctagGCACTACCTACTcgcaaaaatgtaaaataatgcaaCTGTTACATTAACATGTAATGGATTTATAGTATCATTTTTTTATGACTGACTTAAGTAGACACAAAAGCTTCCCTCATATTTcacatggtgaagaatctgtctgcaatgcgggagcccacctttgatccctgagtcagggaagatcatctggagaaggacatggcaacccactccagtgttcttgcctggagaaaagcctgaaaggctacggtccatggagttgcaaagagtcacacacggctgaagtgacttagcacacacaaatagacactaaaagtttttttttagtttgcctttctaatacattaaatattgataaatatgacCCACATCATCAGTATTGGGGTGGAGGAGtcttcagtaatttttaagagtGCAGAAGGAGTCTGACAGTAGAACATTTGAGACCTGTGTTGTGATTACAGGCAGAGTCGCTGAGTCATTGATTCTCCGAACACCAGAGAATGTCCAGTGACGGTTGCTGGTGGTGACTGCACACTGGAGATTGAGTAGGGATGACTTAGCTGTCTAGTCTGGTAACTTAGGAATGAATAAACTTGGTCTCGTAAACCAGATTGAATTTTTCTTGTTTATGATATGAAGGAAAAACACACCAAATTGAGTTTATCTTCTGAAAACAAAGTTTTGCCTATTGAAACGTTctatttttgttacttttattaGTTTAGAAATATAAATGTTAGCCTTGACTTCGTTAATCAGGCTCTATACTCTGTTTTCCTGATGTTTTTCAAAGCCTTGTTGCATTTTATAAATCTTCGCTACTGAGTTCTGGAATACtcgattttttctttctttaacataGCTTTGCTGGATCAGAAATGTGCTCTCTGTTACGAAGCAAAAAGCCCAAAACTCTTCTCACTACTGTCTGGCGCAGGAGAGTTTAccgttttcttcttttcctgcatCATTTCTTGCTTTCACTTCTTTTAAGCTGCCCTCTCTTTCCCGTGGAATGCTATTAATATTATGTTTTAAGTCGAGATGTTTAAGAAGGCCACGCTCGTTTCTTCCCAAACATTTTCATATGATTTGAGCTTTAGATTTAAGGACACGTGGCAGGCTGCTTCTGGTTAACATGATCTTTCCTCTGAGTCTGTTCCTCCTTTTGCAGTTGTCTGCCTCTTAGTGGTGACAGTTCTGTTCTGGCTCCTTAGGCCCACATCCTTGCACCATCTGACCCTTGTCTCACTGCGCACATCTGAGCCACAGCAGCCCCTCTTGGCCCTGCCTTCAGAAAATATCCGGAATCCCCACCACtgctcaccatctgcagtcactaGGTTTATTGCCTTGATCTTCGAAGTTAGATCTAAGTACTGCAGTATTTGTTCTGTGTCATTCAAAATAAAACCTGACGGTCTACAGGGTTCTGTAGTTTTATCCAGTGTTTCTCTTACCTCATCCTCCCTCCCCagtgctgcccccaccccaccctgactCCAGCAACACTGGCTTTGTTTACTACCAACTTTACTTGTATTTACTCCTTTATTTGTCTCCCTAAGAATGTAATCTAAGTTTTTTACAATGATATTTCCTGAACCTGAACTTAGGTTTCCTGATTCCTAGTTACTACTTCTCATAAAtagtgctgtaggctttttgtggaaaaactttggatttttttttataaatgtgtTTAACCAAAACCTTATCTTAAGGATGCAGGGAAGCTATCTATGCCGAAACTTCTATTTAACAATTATCATGATGCCAGAAGAGTCCATATCTGAAATAGCAAAAACTACAGATTGACTTCAATAATATGAGCAGCTGTTTTCCTTTTAGTAATAGTTAGGGGATATGTCTTTTCTTTCCAGACATGCACATGATGGTGTCCAGGCCGGAACAGTGGGTAAAGCCAATGGCTGTAGCAGGAGCCAATCAATATACCTTTCATCTCGAGGCTACTGACAACCCAGGAGCTTTGATCAAAGACATTCGGGAGAATGGAATGAAGGTAAGAGCTTAGCAGTGAGGGTAATGTTTTATACTATTCATTCTCAGAGTTGGGAAAGTTTGGTGGAAGACCCAAAATGATAGGTGAAGAAGACCAGATGTAGACAGCTGTTTTTCAGCATTGAAGCTAGACTTTAAGTATAACATGTTTGTCAGATAAAATCAATACATTCTACTAATGTTTTCTAGAAATTGCTACCTTTTAGAAACATTTACTTGTGATATCCATGTTGACTTAAAAAACAATTTACAGCTGAACAATTTATGTATGTATTCCATTTTTTAAGAATAGAGCTTCCTACTGGGCCTGATAAACCACAATAATGTAATATGGAAATAGTTATTGATGTGATGTAACAAATTTGTTTGTTACAGGTTGGCCTTGCTATCAAACCAGGAACTTCAGTTGAGTATTTGGCACCATGGGCTAATCAAATAGATATGGCCTTGGTTATGACAGTGGAACCTGGGTTTGGAGGGCAGAAATTCATGGAAGATATGATGCCAAAggtaaaaaaaagtatttggttCTGGAGTAAGGTTGTTGATTGTGTATATTTATTCAGTAAGCATGTATTGGGCTACTTGTATGTTTGGGCTGCTTGTATGTTTATGCCTTACTCTGAAGGCAGGGAAATGGGGGTGCCTACATATCATTGGAATATGGGATGAGAGATGCCCAAAGAGATTTAGGTTTGGAGATCAGAAGAGATAACCACGTATTAGTTTCCAAAACCATTGGAAACTGTTCTGGAAACTGTAACCTGTAGATGGAATTTTCATTGAATATTGAGGGTTTTATCTTTGCCTTATTTCTGTGAACTATACTTTCGGCAAGTCCATGACAAATTCAATGCCATTTGGCCAACAGAGCAAAGCTTGCTTTTATGAAAGTTTGTTTCAGTATATTAAGATGGCTTTCCCCAGTCATAACTTTTATTGATATAAAGTTACTCTGTGAGACATTTGGAGTCATATTTTAGTGgccatttcattttttgtttaatgTGCTTTCCCTCTACCTGTCCACTTAGGAGTCATTTATTTCCTTGTGTATATCTAGGTTCATTGGTTGAGGACCCAGTTCCCATCTTTGGACATTGAGGTGGATGGTGGAGTAGGTCCTGACACTATCCATAAATGCGCAGAGGTGAGACTGCTCCTTGATGGCAACCTGGACCAATTTCCTATCAAATGTAATGCCAGGACAGATCTTGTCTACCAAAGAGATTTCCCCTACACTTCCTAAATAGTCTTTCTTGGAAAAGTATTGTTTGTTTAAATGTAAAACTAGGAAAGTAAATAGTAAGTCCTAGCTATCTCAGTAATGAtgaaaaaattctttgaaagagGAATGTGCTGACTGCCAGCCTGTGTAATATCATTGAGACGTTCCAGGGCCTTTGAGACAGTTTTCCAAAATAGGGAATCttcctgttttgtgtgtgtgtgtttttttttttttgcttcctattTTTGCTTCCAGTGTTTTGTGTAAATGTCACACACTTTTCTGCTTGATACTTATCAAAAGCTTGACTGTGATCAGTATGAAGATGACACTGGACACACAGACAGTGAGCATATATCTTTTGACCCCTGTAGAATTCATTTTTACTGATCTGTGCTTTGTCATTAATACTGTTTCTGCTTACATTGAGAcatatgatctctgttcgtctccaaggcaaaccattcaatatcacagttatccaagtctatgccccaaccagtaatgctgaagaaactgaagttgaacggttttatgaagacctacaagatcttttagaactaacacccaaaaaagatttccttttcattataggggactggaatgcaaaagtaggaagtcaagaaacacctggagtaacaggcaaatttggccttggaatgcggaatgaagcagggcaaagactaatagagttttgccaagaaaatgcactggtcatagcaaacaccctcttccaacaacacaagagaagactctacacatggatatcaccagatggtcaacaccgaaatcagattgattatattcttg carries:
- the RPE gene encoding ribulose-phosphate 3-epimerase yields the protein MASGCKIGPSILNSDLASLGAECLRMLDSGADYLHLDVMDGHFVPNITFGHPVVESLRKQLGQDPFFDMHMMVSRPEQWVKPMAVAGANQYTFHLEATDNPGALIKDIRENGMKVGLAIKPGTSVEYLAPWANQIDMALVMTVEPGFGGQKFMEDMMPKVHWLRTQFPSLDIEVDGGVGPDTIHKCAEAGANMIVSGSAIMRSEDPRSVINLLRNVCSEAAQKRSLDR